AGCAGACATCAAAAGTTTTTCCAGCCTCCCTTTCTTCTAATAGTTCCCCTATGCAAGCTATTACTCCAAGACCCTCGCTCAAGGCATAAGCCGCTTTCTTTCCTATAAACTGAAGGCAACAAAAGCTGAGTGTGATTCCAAGTACACACCATCAAATATAATGGACAGATATGTTCTCCAAGAAACCTAACTAAAACTAAAGTTCTTTAATGTATCACCTGATCATCTTCGCCAATAACATGTCTTCTCTCGGAATGTCCAAGAATAACCCATTTGGCACCAATATCCTTCAATTGTTCGACactataaaacaaaatatgcaTATTAAACACATGCAAGTTCAAAGTTGCACAAACATAAGTATATGGTGATTGTCCTGATGACTAAAAGCTCTAGACATACTTCCTATCTAGATAATTGTAGAGAATAAACATTGATAGAATACTACATCAGCGTTATAAAAGGCCCaggaaaatacatatattatgctGTAATGAAACAATAACAtgttttcctaaaaaaaaaaaaaagagtagaaACAAACCTAATTTCCCCAGTGAAAGCTCCGCCTTTTCCAACCCAAGAGTTTTGGGCAGAAATCTCAATGCGATCAGTTAATGAGTTCTTCACCTGATCAAGGTACACAAAGGGTGGTGCTACAACAACATCTGCACATTAGATGAAACTAATCAAATTATTGATATGAAAAATTGTGAATTAGATGAAACTAAGAACCAACTTCTAAGATTCTACTGCTTAGGAAACCCTAATCAGACAAACTGGCCATAGAAACACACACATCCAACAGCAGTTTTGAGCACAATCAAATATCCATGTTTTGATCCTTTTCAACATAACATAGAAAAGTCCAAGGAGCTTAAGtagttaaaatattaattactgATCTTGATCCAATACCTACAAGCACAATTTTATAATTCATCCACACGAACTATTCTCCCGTCTGCATGTATCGAGAGAtcccacaaaataaataaaaatacccTAAAACAAGCTTAACTACGCAGGCAGGCTATTAAAATTCGCAGGATAATATTTTAAACATACCAACATCATCCTCTTTGCAGTGTTCAAATCAGAGACGAGCTTGGTGATTGAGTCTTTTGTGCCGTTCTAaatagtaaaaaagaaaaagaatcatCAACTAATTTGTATCTCTAAAGTAGAACAGAAGTGGATATGCAAATAATATTGGTAGCATGCATCTTAAAATTCGTGGTCAAAGGAAATTCTATTTTGACTTTCTTGTTCTACTGATAAAGTCAGGATCTACTATTAACAGTATTATATACACAATCTTTTAAAGAGGGTGTTAAATTTTAcactaagggctcgtttggaacgccgtattaggtcgtattgtattgtattatattgaattggattatatatcatatttttatataatactatgttaaactttaatttatactaaaatattatatatttaggtgtccataaaagttattaCCACATATAgctttacataaaaatattgcataaaatacaattcaatataatacattacaatacaatacgacctaatacggcgttccaaacgagccctaaaactataaaaagataaaatggtGGTATAATAAATGAATCTTTTTTAAGATAGTACTTGTACTTACACACTTCCAGTTCCCACCAACGAAAAACTGCAAGTGAAATACGAGAAGACAAATTAGAATACAGAAACATGAGAATTGAGAAATACCAAACATTCCAAAACAAAAAACACTCAACAGAACAGACCAGAATAAATAAATTATGATTAAAACTGTCTAATTGCTTCAGAATTGCATCTTACAAGTTCATAAGTACATATATCAAaccattatttaaagagagagagagagagagatagattaCACAACTATAAATCTGAAGAGTTGGAACAAACTGCAgcaagaaaagaaattaaaaattgttCCTAATTTGAAGATCAAATAGAAATACGGCCACTACATATTTTAGGCTTTTGTTTTTGTGAAAGCTTAGTCTATTAACACACATtgattttatttcatttcttcAATCATAAGTACTAAAAATTCTTCACTTCTTCTAAaccccaaaaaaaaatacaaatgaaGAATGAATCTTTAGTACTTTCCTCCTTAatacaaacataaaataaataaaccatGAACAGAAATCtaagaataattatttttttaagaatcgacatagttttgtttttatttgttcCTTAATGGAGAAAAAGAAAACCTGAACTCCGAAGAGGACTAAACCATTTGGAGTTAAACGAAGACTGGTAAGAAAGCAAAACCAAGAGCAGCACAAGGAAGATGGCTACTCCCCACGGTGAGCTCCCGGCTTGTGGTGATGTTCTTGCTGGTGTTGCAGGCCGTGGACGCCAAAACTGAAAGTTTAACAACCCGCTCGAGGAGGAATATGAAGCCATGAAAAATATCAACAAAGCAGGCAACACAAACATGAAGAGCTGAAAGTTCACTGCTGTTTGCTGCATCTGAGCTTTGTAGCCAGTGTATTGAGATAACCACAGTAATATCATAACAATGGAAAATATggccattaaatgaaaagatggGGCAGAGATTGAGGACACAGTTTGGCTTGTCCATCCCTGCTTCCATTGTGGACCTCTCCTCTTAGGGTACAACCAGTCCATTTTTTTCTCATTCACACTCTTTTATCTCTAAATATGGATGTTAATGTAAGGGTTTTATATATGATGTCAATACAAGCAGGGTGTAcattttatatgatttatgccTTGCTTTGGCATATATGCTTAGAGTGAAGGATCTACCTGACAAACTTTCACTTTGGACTGATGCCCACTCAAGGATTTGATGCCCACTTTGTATCCCCAAATGAAGGATTAAGCTAAAACTTTCGTCACTTTACTCATCGAGCAAAAGTAAACTAAGGGGCAATAGCTGACAATTCCCACGTGGGATAGAGAATTAGGGTCAAGAAGAGAAAGGTTAAGCTGATAGCACAAGTGTGAGGATGTTAGCAATAGCATGTAACTATAACTAGGCTGTGTTGGTGCTTTAGAAATCAAATAATTTGTTCATATTGAACCAGAAAACAGAAACCCTGAAATACACTCCCAATATATATTGTGCAGGAATTATTTATGCTCATTATGTTGTTACATGAAAAATCAAATAATATTTTCCTCATAATGAGGAGGAAGACATTCAAAATTGATACAAAAACCCCATACAACGAAACTCACTCGTACTTTTACATTTCTCATATTATGCTTGGATTGAGTTCTCTTCCCTTATTTTTGCACTTGTAGGTGAAAACAGAGTAAAATTAGGCAGCAACTTTCTTAGAGGTAACAGAATTTATGATGGTAGCAAATTCAGGACCCTGCaacaaaaacacaaaaaataaaataattttatcccctgaagttgtcacaaattggaaaaataatatcatcaacaaaCTTCATAAATGTAAGGTATTATTTTACCTTGAGAGAAGCGCCCCCGACGAGAAAACCGTCAATATCTTCCTTTTTTGCAAGTTCAGCAGAATTTCCACCATTTACAGACCCTAAAACAAGAGTTGAAATCGTTGGAATCATTAGCAAGTTCTGTAAATACATAGAATACAGAGTAATGAcaaacaaaatggagttgttgcaTATAATAACCTCCATAAATAATTCTTGTTTTAGATGCTACTTCTGCTGACACATTGTTTTTGAGCCAGTCACGAAGGGCTGCGTGCACTTCCTGAGCTTGTTCAGGTGAAGCCACCTTTCCGGTACCTATAGCCCATACAGGTTCATAAGCAATGACTATGTTATCCCAACTAGGCACTGCATCTGCAAAATAGGGACAAGAAAACATCAAAATTGGTAAGAGATACAATAGCacaaatacaaatatatttccACAAGAACAGAtaatccatgaaaaagaaaaaagtgcaCAAAAATTTTACCAGCATAAGCTTTCAATTGTTGAAAGCAGACATCAAAAGTTTTTCCAGCTTCCCTTTCTTCTAATAGTTCCCCTATGCAAGCTATTACTCCAAGACCCTCGCTCAAGGCATAAGCCGCTTTCTTTCCTATAAACTGAAGGCAACAAAAGCTGAGTGTGATTCCAAGTACACACTATCAAATATAATGGACAGATATGTTCTCCGAGAAACCTCACTAAAACTAAAGTTCTTTAATGTATCACCTGATCATCTTCGCCAATAACATGTCTTCTCTCGGAATGTCCAAGAATAACCCATTTGGCACCAATATCCTTCAATTGTTCGACactataaaacaaaatatgcaTATTAAAAACATGCAAGTTCAAAGTTGCACAAACGTAAGTATATGGTGATTGTCCTGATGACTAAAAGCTCTAGACATACTTCCTATCTAGATAATTGTAGAGAATAAACATTGATAGAATACTACATCAGCGTTATAAAAGGCCCAGGAAAATAAATGTATTATGCTGTAATGAAACAATAATatgttttccaaaaaaaaaaaaagagtagaaACAAACCTAATTTCCCCAGTGAAAGCTCCGCCTTTTCCAACCCAAGAGTTTTGGGCAGAAATCTCAATGCGATCAGTTAATGAGTTCTTCACCTGATCAAGGTACACAAAGGGTGGTGCTACAACAACATCTGCACATTAGATGAAACTAATCAAATTATTGATATGAAAAATTGTGAATTAGATAAAACTAAGAACCAACTTCTAAGATTCTACTGCTTAGGAAACCCTAATCAGACAAACTGGCCATAGAAACACACACATCCAACAGCAGTTTTGAGCACAATCAAATATCCATGTTTTGATCCTTTTCAACATAACATAGAAAAGTCCAAGGAGCTTAAGtagttaaaatattaattacaaCATTATCCAATACCTACAAGCACAATATTATAATTCATCCACACGAACTATTCTCCTGTCTGCATGTATCAAGAGAtcccacaaaataaataaaaaaaccctaaaaaaagaTTAACAACGCAGGCTATTAAAATTTGCAGGATAATATTTTAAACATACCGACATCATCCTCCAATTTCGCAGTGTTCAAATCAGAGACGAGCTTGGTGATTGAGTCTTTTGTGCCGTTCTAaattgtaaaaaagaaaaagaatcatCAACTAATTTGTATCTCTAAAGTAGAACAGAAGCGGATATGCAAATAATATTGGTAGCATGCATCTTAAAATTCGTGGTCAAAGGACATTCTATTTTGACTTTCTTGTTCTACTGATAAAGTCAGGATCTACTATTAACAGTATTATATACACAACCTTTTAAAGAGGGTGTTAAATTTTACACTAAAgctataaaaagataaaatggtGGTATAATAAATGAATCTTTTTTAAGATAGTACTTAGTACTTACACACTTCCAGTTCCCACCAACGAAAAACTGCAAGTGAAATACGAGAAGACAAATTAGAATACAGAAACATGAGAATTGAGAAATACCAAACATTCCAAAACAAAAAACACTCAACAGAACAGACCAGAATAAATAAATTATGATTAAAACTGTCTAATTGCTTCAGAATTGCATCTTACAAGTTCATAAGTACATATATCAAaccattatttaaagagagagagagattacaCAACTATAAATCTGAAGAGTTGGAACAAACTGCAgcaagaaaagaaattaaaaattgttCCTAATTTGAAGATCAAATAGAAATACGGCCACTACATACTTTAGGCTTTTGTTTTTGTGAAAGCTTAGTCTATAAACACACATtgattttatttcatttcttcAATCATAAGTACTAAAAATTCTTCACTTCTTCTAAACcccaaaaaaaatacaaatgaaGAATGAATCTTTAGTACTTTCCTCCTTAatacaaacataaaataaataaaccatGAACAGAAATCtaagaataattatttttttaagaatcgacatagttttgtttttatttgttctttAATGGAGAAAAAGAAAACCTTTCCGGTGCTGGCCATGGTGACGACGGCTCTAGAGCCCTTGCGAGAGGAAGAGAGGCGGAGATGGGAATGGAGGTGTTGGAAAAGGGATTGAGTGGGTGAGAGTGAGTTGGAGTGGTCGAGCTTGAAGCAGGAGCGTCGGAGGCCGGAGAAGTTTGTGGGTCCCGCGAGTTGGGAAGCTAGAGATGTGGAGGTTACCGCCATGGCTGACTCGAGCTTAGTTTTTAATCGGGGATTGTTGGATTGGAGGGTTGAGGAGAGGACTACTTTTGTATACTTTTGAAGCAAGAACACtgtgagagagagaaagactAGCTCTTTTACCTGTGGTGTCCGCCTTTAGGTTCTTGATGAAATGGCCAAGCGTACGTTAGCGAGAAGGAGACATGTTTCCCCCTAGGCGCACTTTTAGCGCGTTTAACGCACGCCACCAAACCCTTTCttttcttgggattagctgaaATAGACATTAATTAATTAGGTTAATTTTTAGATAATGTCGATGAAGTCACAAATTATCTTCGCAcatttgtatattatataattctcacaactaatttttttcattacatCAATCACcaaaaatgttttttttcttaatataaatagtgatttaaaatatgagttttttcatttttacacttcaaaataatttttttgtaattttacatAGGaattcctattgcaactagtgctgaaatctaaatcgcaacaaaaaatcgtataaaaaaaataaataaataatatataaaataatttccctttaaattgaaaaaaatcatCAACTTTcgctaaaaaaaatagaaaaaggaaaaaatttgGAATTCAGTGCAAAGTATTGCTAAAAGGAAAATATCTTTATGGGTgacttatatttatattttttgaggTAAGTGCTCGACGCGTTTAAAATGCGGTTGGAGCTTAAATTTTCCTCGCAATAATAATATTCAGTCGCTCACGGTTGCAGGTGTTACTGTCCTTTAACGAGAAGGTGGCCTATGATTTACACACAAAACGTCGTCGTTTGCTGCTTTGCTTTCTAAAACGTCCATTCCAGCAAGATAATAGTAAGGATCCTTCTCATTCTGCCACGTGGTGATACAAGGTAAAAAATAAAACCAGAGTACGAAGGATGTGGATGGAGTGGTGTGAATCTTCACTGCAAATATGTGGTCAATGGCTTATGTGGATTGTGGACCTGTttctacatatatgtatataaatatatataaatacattcaTCCAAGTTCAAATGCTCTTTCAAAAGCTAATCATAACAGATATTCataaaaatcaaatcaaattcCCCTTCTATGATCAAAATATTTCTATAAAACGGTttgtttcaattaataattGGTACAATATTAATTAAAGAACAAGATGGTAGAGTAGAGATCAAGGTTCAGATGtctttgatttgaaaacttggTTCAATAGATCTAAACTGTATTCTTTGGCATATTATCAAATGAATGTAAGCAATCACATAAGTGAGACATTTGATCAAACCTTATCAGAAGCTTTCATTAGAACACTCTCTGTGCATACCAAGAAACagttattaattttgtaatgatGAGATAAGATTTTTGGCCTTGGTCACCTCTTTTGTTGCTCCAAAAAGACAAAATTTCATGTAGAACAAACAACTATGTATTTCAACTTTATCTCTACTTTGGCATAATGGTAATCAATCCAAATATCAAATGCCCATCATTTCATCATTGTTTTAATTAGGTCCTTAATTTAGACAAACCCCACACACATCTTTTCCCAGCTTTCAAGAACCATTTTTCTGGGATTGGACTATCAGAGCCATCATTTATGGTTCTTTCACAGCACAGCATACTTTATCTAGCACTGTCACCCTTTAGAGAAAGAAGTTGGAACTCAAAACAAATGCAATAAAAACTCCTATAGCCCATGTTATAGCTATTACATTATATCAAGATTCAAGACTGCTATTAATCATAGAAATGACCATCTATAAGATATTCCTCCCACCCTAAACTGGATTTCAACCTAGAGTATCTGTATCCAAATACAAAGATCACAAGAAGCAAATCAATATTAAGAATCTTTTCTCATTACGTCATTGTGAATTGTGCATTTACAAATTATCTTAAAAGCATATTCATTGTCAACAACATTAGAATTCTAAATACAAACCGCCAGTCTTGCTGCATTCACGCAAGAGAGACCTGGAAAAGTATCCAGGTTAAACTAATCAATAATAGCAAAAGCAATAAACCTGACTTATATATTATGTGGTTTAACTAAAAGTGACCAATTCAAAGAAGTTAAATAATGTCAACCAATGAGGATGTACACAACAATCAAATATATTAGACTAGCAGGCAATAGAATTAAATCAACAAGCACAAGTTCGAGAatggaaatgaaaaataaaaacctGTTTTTGTTGTAATCTTTGCCTTCAATCTTTTTTTTGGTTATCGGGCTTTCTGCTGCTAACTATGCTATTAGATGAGCTGTCTTGCACGCTTCGAGAAGAAGAACATCTACTTGAAGAGCTTTTTTCAGTGATTTTACATTCCTTACTCACATATCTTTGAGATTGCCCTTGACCTGAATCCTgcaaataaaattgtaaaagaaaaaacagAATGACTCTGATTTACATTCAAGATGGTGCCAAACTTCTTATAAAGTCAGCAACTAACCTGATCTGTTGCAGATCCAGGAGTCTTCAACTCCAGATTTGTGGCAACATCACTTGAATCCTCACTTTTTTCAATCTTGCTTTCTCCTGAGGACTTATTTCTAGAATCTTGTTTGCCAGAAACATTGGACCGGCGGACTGGTTGAACAACTGGAGACACGTACTGTTGAGACTGCTGCTCAACCAGGGTACTCGGAGTTATATATGGAACAAAAGTTGAACAGGGGTTAGGAATGACGCCTGGATTCTGATTTCCATAATACGGATATGGCTGCATATGCGGATGCATAGGAATGGGCCCTTGAGGCATTGATATTGGAACTGGATATGGGTATGAAGTTGGTGCCATGACAACTGAGTGATCCATAGCAGCCCAAGGAAACATCGTTCTCACTCTTTGCTGACACTGAACGTTAAGGTTTTCAATGTCAGACTTGAGAGAGGTTTTCTCTTCTCTGAGATCATTTTTCTCCTGTGTCAACTGTTTTTAAACACAATAAATCGATCAATTATATCAAGTCAGTTTAAAGATTTGAAACCATCTatcaaataatgaaaaaaaaaatatataaatggaTCACCTCGCGAGATTCTTCATTTAGCATAGTATATTCAGCTTTAAGTTTGTCAACCTGTGATGTCAAATCCTTCAGCAATTGGATAGTATCGGTTAAGATAGTTGCTTTGTCATTTTTTGGTCTGTCAGGATCTGCATGTTAGAATGAAAAACATGACAATAAATCAAAAATGCAAAGAGAAAACATCACAAAGATGTACCATTATCATATTTACAACCAAAGATGAACTTGGAAAACTAGAATTGTCAACAACAGACACCTCCGTAAAATCTGGCCAAAGTTTCTCAACTACTTCTCTTAAACCTCAGCAACTGACTAGAGTTTCATCCCCTTAAGTTTTGcaaaatgtaatttaataaaataaagttcaaagccacacaaaaattaaaatcagaATCATCACATGTCATCTAATTGAGTTAACAACCATTGAAAATTTTCAACATAGTTTTTCTACCTAAAACACTTCCTAATTCGATAAAGTGCTCGTTTAATCGATCCCGCCTCAACTTCTCTCTGTCAGCCTTCTGAAGCTTTCTTGCAACTGTGCCATCCTTGGTTTCCCCCTCAGGTCTTTTACTACAAAAATTTGTACATGAATTAAGCATGAGAAACAGTTACGTTAAAATAAGCAAACACTAATACcactaacctaattaaaaaaaaaaaaaaaaaaaaaaaaaaagtgccaatctaatcaaatttactaactttttcATGCACAAGTAATGTGCATAACACAATTACAATTGTTATTTCACTCACTCAACCATACCCCCAATTTTGACTACAACGAACAATAATCAATACTATGAAATTGATAATCCGCATTGACTACTGCATAGGGTACAATTAAACATACTGAAATTATTGATGAAAATATATTAATCAGCAgagaaaaaaacaaagaaaaaggaaacatcAAGGGTCAATCGGTGAATTGATCCCATATATGGATTAAAAGAAACCTGGAAGTGGGTTGGGAGCGAGCGGAGGAAGAAGGCAGGCCCGGATCTGAAGGTGGATTTGGGGATTGGATGAAGTCTTCGTGTTGAAGCTGATTCATTAGGCTAGGAGATGAACTGTTTGGGTTGAGCAAGTTGAGACCTTTAACGCAGTAGAAGAGAAGAGCTTATCTATCAAATATCTGGTCTTTCGCCGTTGTTCTTCTTACCGGTAATTTTGAACTCTTTTTTAATTAACATGGATACAATACTTGGACGACAATATCTACAAACactttattctctttttttattttctttttttaaaaaataaaataaaaaataataaaaaaataaaataaaaaatcactaaCCATGCTTAAAATTTTACCCCAcgtcaaattttaattttagtttctaaataattttaggatatttgtggcataaatatcagtttttgattttatacacttaaatactacATGTTTTTTTCGACGaattaaatatcttaaattacaTTTTCGTTACTTCTGTCACTACTCTTCTGTTAAATCCTATCAAACATAGAGTATTAACGGTATAAATACTTGATGTTTTAAATTTCATACACTTATATATCACATGTTTTTATTTCTGGCGGATTAAATACTTAAATTACATTTACATTATCTTTATCACTACAAGTCTCTTAAATCCTATTATAagggattttttttaatattatacctaaaattgattttatttat
Above is a genomic segment from Cannabis sativa cultivar Pink pepper isolate KNU-18-1 unplaced genomic scaffold, ASM2916894v1 Contig3, whole genome shotgun sequence containing:
- the LOC133033090 gene encoding triosephosphate isomerase, chloroplastic-like translates to MAVTSTSLASQLAGPTNFSGLRRSCFKLDHSNSLSPTQSLFQHLHSHLRLSSSRKGSRAVVTMASTGKFFVGGNWKCNGTKDSITKLVSDLNTAKLEDDVDVVVAPPFVYLDQVKNSLTDRIEISAQNSWVGKGGAFTGEISVEQLKDIGAKWVILGHSERRHVIGEDDQFIGKKAAYALSEGLGVIACIGELLEEREAGKTFDVCFQQLKAYADAVPSWDNIVIAYEPVWAIGTGKVASPEQAQEVHAALRDWLKNNVSAEVASKTRIIYGGSVNGGNSAELAKKEDIDGFLVGGASLKGPEFATIINSVTSKKVAA
- the LOC133033089 gene encoding transcription factor bHLH121-like; its protein translation is MNQLQHEDFIQSPNPPSDPGLPSSSARSQPTSSKRPEGETKDGTVARKLQKADREKLRRDRLNEHFIELGSVLDPDRPKNDKATILTDTIQLLKDLTSQVDKLKAEYTMLNEESRELTQEKNDLREEKTSLKSDIENLNVQCQQRVRTMFPWAAMDHSVVMAPTSYPYPVPISMPQGPIPMHPHMQPYPYYGNQNPGVIPNPCSTFVPYITPSTLVEQQSQQYVSPVVQPVRRSNVSGKQDSRNKSSGESKIEKSEDSSDVATNLELKTPGSATDQDSGQGQSQRYVSKECKITEKSSSSRCSSSRSVQDSSSNSIVSSRKPDNQKKD